Proteins found in one Methanosarcinales archaeon genomic segment:
- a CDS encoding phosphoribosyltransferase: MVLPDKFKCVITNWDYIYNLTRNVANEIKRSGYEPDIIIALARGGWFPGRVLCDFLGLNDLTSLKIEHYLGTAAASGQPEIIYPLTENSVTGKKVLIVDDIVDTGKSIIHAKEYVKTQDAQEIRTAALQYLFTSEMVPDYLGEKVEEWAWIVYPWNFVEDMIDIISKLMIKEKKDALTLDDIRSGLYHYHMIDPINFEIAQPGRLHEVMNEMERIKIVETKSVNGSTCWSFLPE, translated from the coding sequence ATGGTACTGCCTGATAAATTCAAATGTGTAATTACTAACTGGGATTATATTTACAACCTGACCCGCAATGTTGCAAACGAGATCAAGAGATCTGGTTATGAACCTGACATCATTATCGCATTGGCAAGAGGAGGATGGTTCCCTGGCAGAGTGCTATGTGATTTCCTTGGATTGAATGACCTGACCAGCTTGAAGATAGAACATTATCTGGGTACTGCTGCTGCAAGCGGTCAACCTGAGATAATATATCCTTTGACTGAAAATTCAGTGACTGGTAAGAAAGTCCTCATTGTGGATGATATTGTGGATACTGGAAAGAGCATAATCCATGCTAAGGAGTATGTTAAGACCCAAGATGCTCAGGAGATCCGTACGGCTGCGCTTCAATATTTATTTACTTCAGAGATGGTCCCTGATTATCTGGGTGAGAAGGTAGAAGAATGGGCATGGATCGTATATCCCTGGAACTTTGTTGAAGATATGATTGATATTATCAGCAAGTTGATGATAAAAGAAAAAAAGGATGCTCTGACATTAGATGATATCCGCAGTGGGTTGTATCATTATCATATGATTGATCCAATAAATTTTGAGATAGCGCAGCCTGGCAGACTGCATGAAGTAATGAATGAGATGGAACGCATCAAAATAGTCGAAACGAAAAGTGTTAACGGCAGTACATGCTGGAGTTTCTTACCTGAATGA
- a CDS encoding pyridoxal phosphate-dependent aminotransferase has translation MASRRFSSRVDKIDISGIRKMFEGSGPNAINLGLGQPDFDTPNHIKQAAIDAIIDGFTAYTMNLGIPELREALSNKFKQENNFEAKPNEIIITSGASEALHIALLALVERGDEVLIPDPGFVSYVSLTDLAGATAVGVPLSDEMTLIPDNVVESITEKTKVLVINSPSNPTGSVQSRDEIRGLCEVADDHNITIISDEVYEHFLYSGEHVSPASLSENVVTINATSKTYAMTGWRLGYMAAPSDITEEMLKIHQYVQACANSIAQKAALAAITGPQDSVREMRESFRLRRDILMKGLKDLGIKCIEPLGAFYAFPEVDNSMEAVQKLLESGVITVPGSAFGPNGEGHIRLSYAVSEDDILKALDIMGQVL, from the coding sequence ATGGCCAGTAGAAGATTTTCATCAAGGGTTGACAAGATCGATATTTCAGGTATCAGAAAGATGTTTGAGGGTTCCGGTCCCAATGCCATTAATCTTGGTTTAGGTCAGCCTGATTTCGATACTCCGAATCATATTAAACAGGCGGCCATAGATGCTATCATAGATGGGTTCACAGCTTATACCATGAATCTGGGAATACCTGAACTCAGGGAAGCTCTCAGTAATAAATTTAAACAAGAGAACAATTTTGAAGCTAAACCTAATGAAATTATTATAACATCGGGTGCATCGGAAGCGCTTCATATAGCTCTGTTGGCACTGGTTGAGCGAGGTGATGAAGTCCTGATTCCGGACCCAGGGTTCGTATCCTATGTATCCCTCACCGATCTGGCAGGTGCAACAGCCGTAGGTGTACCGTTAAGCGATGAAATGACACTGATCCCCGATAATGTAGTTGAGAGTATTACTGAAAAAACAAAGGTCCTGGTTATAAATTCACCATCTAATCCCACAGGCAGTGTACAATCAAGAGATGAGATACGTGGATTGTGCGAGGTTGCAGATGATCACAATATTACAATCATCTCTGATGAAGTGTATGAGCATTTTCTATATTCGGGAGAACATGTCAGTCCAGCCAGTCTTTCTGAAAATGTAGTAACAATAAATGCTACGTCCAAGACTTATGCTATGACAGGCTGGAGACTGGGTTATATGGCGGCTCCAAGTGATATTACCGAAGAAATGTTAAAGATACACCAGTACGTGCAAGCCTGTGCTAACAGTATTGCACAGAAGGCGGCCCTGGCTGCCATAACAGGTCCCCAGGACAGCGTAAGAGAGATGCGGGAAAGTTTCCGATTAAGGCGTGACATTTTGATGAAAGGATTAAAGGACCTGGGAATAAAATGCATAGAGCCTCTGGGAGCCTTCTATGCTTTTCCTGAAGTGGATAATTCCATGGAAGCTGTCCAGAAGCTGCTGGAGTCGGGAGTGATAACTGTTCCAGGTTCTGCTTTTGGGCCCAATGGTGAGGGGCATATCAGATTATCATATGCGGTGAGTGAGGATGATATCCTGAAGGCTCTAGATATTATGGGTCAGGTGCTGTAA
- the mtnP gene encoding S-methyl-5'-thioadenosine phosphorylase codes for MKNTAEVAIIGGSGVYDASMLDDAQEIEVDTPFGKPSDGITIGAFGDTDVAFLTRHGKGHRISPSELNSRANIFALRKLGVSKIISASAVGSLKLEMKPLDIVIPDQIYDRTRQRVSTFFDDGIVVHMGFADPFCSDLSFKLAEVCREKNYNVHNGGTYVCMEGPQFSTRAESKVYQSLGFDIIGMTALPEAKLAREAEMCYGMIATVTDYDVWHEEDVTIETIIENAMKNEEAVREIIRAVVPRISGEDDCKCRTSLAGTITTAQDAIPVETKRRLDILIGKYLQ; via the coding sequence ATAAAAAATACGGCAGAAGTGGCTATTATTGGCGGAAGCGGTGTATATGATGCATCAATGCTGGATGACGCGCAAGAGATTGAAGTCGATACACCGTTTGGCAAACCGTCAGATGGCATTACTATCGGTGCTTTCGGAGATACCGATGTGGCTTTTTTAACACGTCATGGCAAAGGACACAGAATATCTCCCAGTGAATTAAACAGCAGGGCCAATATTTTTGCACTCAGGAAACTGGGGGTGTCAAAGATTATTTCGGCTTCTGCTGTGGGCAGTTTAAAGTTAGAAATGAAACCCCTTGATATTGTTATACCTGACCAGATATATGACCGTACCCGCCAGAGGGTCAGCACATTCTTTGATGACGGGATTGTAGTGCATATGGGCTTTGCGGATCCATTCTGCAGTGACCTCTCATTCAAACTGGCAGAAGTATGCAGGGAAAAGAATTATAATGTCCATAACGGGGGGACATATGTTTGTATGGAAGGGCCGCAGTTCTCAACGAGGGCCGAGTCGAAAGTGTACCAATCCTTAGGTTTTGATATCATAGGGATGACCGCCCTTCCAGAGGCTAAACTGGCCAGGGAAGCAGAGATGTGTTACGGTATGATAGCAACGGTTACTGATTATGATGTATGGCATGAAGAAGATGTTACCATCGAGACCATTATAGAAAATGCTATGAAGAACGAAGAAGCAGTACGTGAGATAATAAGGGCCGTGGTCCCGCGCATTTCCGGGGAGGACGACTGCAAATGCAGGACTTCTCTGGCAGGCACTATCACCACTGCACAGGATGCTATACCTGTTGAGACAAAACGTAGATTGGACATTCTCATTGGTAAATATCTACAATAA